One segment of Coffea arabica cultivar ET-39 chromosome 7c, Coffea Arabica ET-39 HiFi, whole genome shotgun sequence DNA contains the following:
- the LOC113700112 gene encoding LEAF RUST 10 DISEASE-RESISTANCEUS RECEPTOR-LIKE PROTEIN KINASE-like 1.4 isoform X2 — protein MKSHSPLQSFPTLLCFLASSILLQLHPVSSNPAEFYETCRNEFSCGSITGIGYPFRGHQDPAYCGYPGLELRCDQSSNVTRLDIKNMTFWVLDVHPTAQTLRVAREDVMQNNCPTDLVNMTLDYTLFDYSTSYINVTFIYGCLVNAPNVVFSCGNNSLSVLPGEVGAGLCKASVVYPALQTGDRGSFNFTGLDQVLRQGFDIRWIVDTGICNECTKSGGRCGYGGGTNQNQNQTTCFCPNPPYVQSGSCSSNSSPPPSPSPSRGGKSGPGTPVVLAIVGAVLAGVGLGWLIFWCRQRRRRLAAAKAAESYQIQSKDNSTTAASKAPTSVPSTAFTKSIPSYPSSKTEFGKESSYFGVQVFSYSELEEATDGFSQSRELGDGGFGAVYYGVLTDGRVVAVKRLYENNFKRVEQFINEVEILTRLRHPNLVTLFGCTSKRSRELLLVYEYIPNGTVADHLHGKRASSGLLSWPVRLNIAIETADALAYLHKSDIIHRDVKTNNILLDNDFHVKVADFGLSRLFPNDVTHVSTAPQGTPGYVDPEYYQCYQLTEKSDVYSFGVVLIELISSLQAVDTNRHRHDINLANMAVNKIQNHTLHELVDSSLEFGTNSPMRRMTTLVAELAFRCLQQERDMRPSMQEVVDALRGIQNEGLNTAKVEVVHILVDDVAPLKHNALPTSPDSVVPDKWLSSSTPNSSG, from the exons ATGAAATCCCACAGCCCTTTACAGTCGTTCCCCACTCTTCTCTGTTTTCTCGCCTCTAGTATACTTCTTCAACTTCATCCCGTTTCGAGTAATCCGGCGGAATTTTATGAGACCTGTCGGAATGAATTCAGCTGCGGCAGCATCACCGGAATAGGATATCCTTTCCGGGGACACCAAGATCCCGCATACTGTGGCTATCCCGGGCTAGAGCTAAGATGCGATCAGAGCAGTAATGTTACAAGACTCGATATCAAGAACATGACATTTTGGGTCCTGGATGTCCATCCAACCGCCCAGACTTTGAGGGTTGCTAGAGAAGACGTGATGCAGAACAACTGTCCTACTGATTTAGTAAACATGACTTTGGATTACACCCTGTTTGATTACTCCACGAGTTATATAAACGTCACGTTTATCTATGGCTGCCTAGTCAATGCACCCAATGTTGTTTTCTCATGCGGGAACAATAGTCTGTCGGTCTTGCCTGGAGAAGTTGGTGCTGGACTGTGTAAGGCCAGCGTGGTATATCCGGCACTTCAAACGGGTGATAGAGGCTCCTTTAATTTTACTGGCTTGGATCAAGTCCTCCGGCAAGGGTTCGACATCAGATGGATAGTGGATACTGGCATATGCAATGAGTGCACCAAGTCCGGTGGAAGGTGTGGGTACGGTGGTGGcacaaatcaaaatcaaaatcaaactaCTTGTTTCTGCCCAAATCCGCCCTATGTCCAGTCTGGTTCTTGCTCATCAAATTCATCACCACCACCTTCACCTTCACCTTCTAGAG GCGGTAAAAGTGGTCCCGGCACTCCAGTAG TTCTTGCTATAGTAGGTGCAGTCCTTGCTGGTGTGGGTCTTGGTTGGTTAATTTTCTGGTGTAGGCAACGGAGGAGACGGCTTGCTGCTGCTAAAGCTGCAGAGAGTTACCAGATTCAGAGCAAGGATAATTCAACCACTGCTGCTAGCAAAGCCCCTACTTCTGTGCCTTCAACTGCTTTCACGAAAAGCATCCCTTCTTATCCTTCCTCAAAAACTGAATTTGGAAAAGAAAGCTCCTATTTTGGTGTCCAGGTCTTTAGCTACAGCGAACTTGAGGAAGCCACAGATGGTTTTTCTCAATCTAGAGAACTTGGAGATGGTGGCTTTGGCGCTGTATATTATG GTGTTCTTACTGATGGTCGCGTTGTTGCAGTCAAGCGGTTGTATGAAAATAATTTTAAGCGTGTTGAGCAGTTTATCAATGAAGTTGAGATCTTGACCCGTTTACGGCATCCAAACCTTGTGACACTATTTGGATGCACATCCAAAAGAAGCCGTGAGCTGTTGCTCGTGTATGAATATATACCAAATGGAACTGTGGCCGATCATCTACATGGGAAACGTGCCAGTTCTGGTTTGCTATCTTGGCCTGTCCGACTGAACATAGCCATTGAGACAGCTGATGCATTGGCTTATCTTCATAAATCAGATATCATACATCGTGATGTCAAAACCAACAACATCCTTCTAGACAATGACTTCCATGTAAAAGTCGCCGATTTTGGGTTATCAAGGTTGTTTCCCAACGATGTTACGCATGTATCTACAGCTCCCCAGGGGACACCCGGATACGTTGATCCTGAGTATTATCAATGCTACCAGCTCACTGAAAAGAGTGATGTTTACAGCTTTGGGGTAGTATTGATTGAACTAATTTCATCGCTGCAAGCTGTTGATACTAACAGGCACCGTCATGATATAAATTTGGCAAATATGGCCgtcaacaaaatccaaaaccaTACATTGCATGAATTGGTAGATTCAAGTCTGGAGTTTGGGACAAATAGCCCTATGAGGAGGATGACAACATTAGTGGCTGAGCTAGCTTTTCGGTGTCTGCAGCAGGAGAGAGATATGAGGCCTTCAATGCAAGAAGTAGTGGATGCTCTTCGAGGAATTCAGAATGAAGGGTTGAATACTGCAAAGGTGGAGGTGGTGCATATCTTGGTTGATGACGTCGCGCCGCTCAAGCATAATGCTCTCCCTACATCGCCTGATTCAGTTGTTCCTGATAAGTGGCTTAGCAGCTCGACACCAAATTCAAGCGGGTGA
- the LOC113700113 gene encoding putative glutamine amidotransferase GAT1_2.1, with amino-acid sequence MATELSNILPRVLIVSRRTVRKNKFVDFVGEYHLDLIVSYGAVPVIVPRVTGVHMLLESFEPIHGVLLCEGEDIDPSLYEEEVSGLTPEELDEIRRVHASDTSVDKEKDNIEMRLAKLCLERNIPYLGICRGSQVLNVACGGNLYLDVGKELTNKVPEDLRVMHMDYDNYDGHRHAVKVVENTPLSRWFKDSLEERKMELWVNSYHHQGVKRLAERFVPMAFAPDGLIEGFYDPDAYNPEEGKFIMGLQFHPERMRQPDSDEFNYPGCPFAYQEFVKAVVAYQKKLNSATNVPRPVKLDQEMEKKRKSIVRSFSIARIIYKGGRGMHVSKESELEVGAEFLESNTALTLEQESRLKQMGATVRNSSSFLARLRLNEEREALARKVMGNMSVEQLSDLMSFYHMMGQICSEVLEKKLHGMVNDLAS; translated from the exons ATGGCCACCGAGCTCTCAAACATTCTGCCTCGTGTCCTCATCGTATCCAGGCGCACCGTTCGCAAGAACAAGTTCGTCGACTTCGTAG GAGAGTACCATCTCGATCTTATAGTAAGCTATGGGGCTGTACCGGTGATTGTACCCCGGGTGACGGGGGTGCACATGCTGTTAGAGAGTTTTGAGCCGATTCATGGAGTTCTTCTCtgtgagggggaagatattgaTCCATCACTGTATGAAGAAGAAGTATCAGGTTTAACGCCAGAAGAATTGGACGAAATCCGGAGGGTGCACGCCAGCGATACTTCCGTGGACAAAGAAAAAGACAACATAGAAATGAGGCTAGCCAAACTTTGCCTGGAGAGGAACATTCCTTACTTGGGAATATGCAGGGGTTCACAAGTCCTGAATGTTGCATGTGGGGGTAACCTTTATTTAGATGTGGGGAAAGAATTAACTAATAAGGTTCCTGAAGATCTGAGGGTAATGCACATGGATTATGATAATTATGATGGGCACAGGCATGCTGTGAAGGTTGTGGAGAATACTCCTTTGAGTCGTTGGTTTAAGGACTCTTTGGAGGAAAGGAAAATGGAGCTCTGGGTGAATAGTTATCATCACCAGGGAGTTAAGAGGTTAGCTGAGCGTTTTGTTCCAATGGCATTTGCTCCTGATGGTTTGATTGAAGGGTTTTATGATCCTGATGCTTATAATCCTGAGGAGGGTAAATTCATAATGGGACTCCAATTTCATCCCGAGAGAATGAGGCAACCTGATTCGGATGAATTCAATTATCCTGGATGCCCTTTTGCTTATCAG GAGTTTGTGAAGGCAGTTGTTGCTTATCAGAAGAAGCTCAATAGTGCAACAAATGTTCCGAGACCTGTAAAGCTTGAtcaagaaatggagaagaaaagaaaatccatCGTTAGAAGCTTCTCAATTGCAAGAATAATATATAAAGGGGGACGTGGTATGCATGTATCAAAAGAATCTGAACTTGAAGTCGGAGCAGAATTCCTTGAG TCGAACACAGCTTTGACTTTGGAGCAGGAGAGTAGATTGAAACAAATGGGGGCAACCGTGaggaactcatcttccttcttaGCTAGATTAAGGTTAAATGAAGAAAGAGAGGCATTAGCAAGGAAAGTGATGGGAAACATGTCGGTAGAACAGTTATCTGATCTAATGTCCTTCTACCACATGATGGGGCAGATATGTTCAGAAGTCTTGGAGAAAAAACTACATGGCATGGTCAACGATCTTGCCTCTTAA
- the LOC113700112 gene encoding LEAF RUST 10 DISEASE-RESISTANCEUS RECEPTOR-LIKE PROTEIN KINASE-like 1.4 isoform X1, producing MKSQFLPETPFPSVYNILLLILFIQFPSILGNNTEWYTSCTNLFSCGGISGVDYPFWGGNRPQECGHPGLELMCEDSTPTIEIMNVKYRVLQVNPGSQILRITRNEFAIKDICPEKLVNTTLDANLFEYASGYVNLTIQYGCPSLNIPVPAQIACHINGITYQNVYVVPGAQGPGTCRASIFFPIHSTAFGGITEELSILGQVMVSGFEVRWKVDSMQCNECRNSNGRCGYDLKSNQFTCLCPGNQASGRYGCTSTSSDENSSPHESMVVSGGKSGPGTPVVLAIVGAVLAGVGLGWLIFWCRQRRRRLAAAKAAESYQIQSKDNSTTAASKAPTSVPSTAFTKSIPSYPSSKTEFGKESSYFGVQVFSYSELEEATDGFSQSRELGDGGFGAVYYGVLTDGRVVAVKRLYENNFKRVEQFINEVEILTRLRHPNLVTLFGCTSKRSRELLLVYEYIPNGTVADHLHGKRASSGLLSWPVRLNIAIETADALAYLHKSDIIHRDVKTNNILLDNDFHVKVADFGLSRLFPNDVTHVSTAPQGTPGYVDPEYYQCYQLTEKSDVYSFGVVLIELISSLQAVDTNRHRHDINLANMAVNKIQNHTLHELVDSSLEFGTNSPMRRMTTLVAELAFRCLQQERDMRPSMQEVVDALRGIQNEGLNTAKVEVVHILVDDVAPLKHNALPTSPDSVVPDKWLSSSTPNSSG from the exons ATGAAGAGCCAGTTCCTCCCGGAGACACCCTTTCCATCTGTGTACAACATCTTACTACTGATTCTCTTCATTCAATTCCCTTCCATTTTAGGCAACAACACGGAATGGTACACCAGCTGCACCAATTTGTTCAGTTGCGGGGGAATCAGCGGCGTTGATTACCCTTTCTGGGGTGGCAACAGGCCTCAAGAATGCGGTCATCCTGGACTAGAGCTCATGTGCGAGGATAGCACTCCAACCATCGAGATTATGAACGTGAAATATCGGGTTCTTCAAGTCAATCCCGGTTCTCAAATCCTCAGAATCACCAGAAATGAATTTGCAATCAAGGATATCTGTCCAGAGAAATTGGTGAACACCACCCTCGATGCCAATCTTTTCGAGTATGCTTCGGGATACGTCAATCTTACGATCCAATACGGCTGCCCCTCTCTGAATATTCCTGTCCCGGCTCAAATAGCCTGTCATATCAACGGAATCACTTACCAGAACGTTTATGTCGTTCCGGGGGCACAAGGGCCTGGAACTTGTCGGGCGAGCATATTTTTTCCAATTCATAGCACAGCTTTTGGAGGAATTACTGAAGAGCTGTCAATTCTGGGGCAAGTAATGGTCAGCGGATTTGAAGTGCGATGGAAAGTGGATAGTATGCAATGCAATGAGTGCAGGAATTCGAATGGCAGGTGCGGGTATGACCTCAAATCCAATCAATTTACTTGCCTATGTCCCGGAAATCAAGCCTCTGGTCGCTATGGATGCACAAGCACATCAAGTGATGAAAATAGTAGCCCGCACGAGTCCATGGTTGTTTCAG GCGGTAAAAGTGGTCCCGGCACTCCAGTAG TTCTTGCTATAGTAGGTGCAGTCCTTGCTGGTGTGGGTCTTGGTTGGTTAATTTTCTGGTGTAGGCAACGGAGGAGACGGCTTGCTGCTGCTAAAGCTGCAGAGAGTTACCAGATTCAGAGCAAGGATAATTCAACCACTGCTGCTAGCAAAGCCCCTACTTCTGTGCCTTCAACTGCTTTCACGAAAAGCATCCCTTCTTATCCTTCCTCAAAAACTGAATTTGGAAAAGAAAGCTCCTATTTTGGTGTCCAGGTCTTTAGCTACAGCGAACTTGAGGAAGCCACAGATGGTTTTTCTCAATCTAGAGAACTTGGAGATGGTGGCTTTGGCGCTGTATATTATG GTGTTCTTACTGATGGTCGCGTTGTTGCAGTCAAGCGGTTGTATGAAAATAATTTTAAGCGTGTTGAGCAGTTTATCAATGAAGTTGAGATCTTGACCCGTTTACGGCATCCAAACCTTGTGACACTATTTGGATGCACATCCAAAAGAAGCCGTGAGCTGTTGCTCGTGTATGAATATATACCAAATGGAACTGTGGCCGATCATCTACATGGGAAACGTGCCAGTTCTGGTTTGCTATCTTGGCCTGTCCGACTGAACATAGCCATTGAGACAGCTGATGCATTGGCTTATCTTCATAAATCAGATATCATACATCGTGATGTCAAAACCAACAACATCCTTCTAGACAATGACTTCCATGTAAAAGTCGCCGATTTTGGGTTATCAAGGTTGTTTCCCAACGATGTTACGCATGTATCTACAGCTCCCCAGGGGACACCCGGATACGTTGATCCTGAGTATTATCAATGCTACCAGCTCACTGAAAAGAGTGATGTTTACAGCTTTGGGGTAGTATTGATTGAACTAATTTCATCGCTGCAAGCTGTTGATACTAACAGGCACCGTCATGATATAAATTTGGCAAATATGGCCgtcaacaaaatccaaaaccaTACATTGCATGAATTGGTAGATTCAAGTCTGGAGTTTGGGACAAATAGCCCTATGAGGAGGATGACAACATTAGTGGCTGAGCTAGCTTTTCGGTGTCTGCAGCAGGAGAGAGATATGAGGCCTTCAATGCAAGAAGTAGTGGATGCTCTTCGAGGAATTCAGAATGAAGGGTTGAATACTGCAAAGGTGGAGGTGGTGCATATCTTGGTTGATGACGTCGCGCCGCTCAAGCATAATGCTCTCCCTACATCGCCTGATTCAGTTGTTCCTGATAAGTGGCTTAGCAGCTCGACACCAAATTCAAGCGGGTGA
- the LOC113700112 gene encoding LEAF RUST 10 DISEASE-RESISTANCEUS RECEPTOR-LIKE PROTEIN KINASE-like 1.4 isoform X3 — translation MHSEDRLRTLSFFLMITGFTLLHIPKSFSQDQQQFETCSEPFRCGNIDFSYPFWGGDRPESCGYPGFNLSCQGNVPRFTVGPVAYRILSSVDTSSQTVTVARDDLWDSNCPQSLHNTTLNFNIFSYPNTVDNITLYYNCTQLPTNLLQLQYQFNCTVNSTAPNTNFFQTSSAAFLGVCTDNIRVPINRAAFPSLFNTTAIFNPADLRTALTTGFPLRYEASNTACNNCSNTGGRCGYDTRSNSFACYPNRNGGKSGPGTPVVLAIVGAVLAGVGLGWLIFWCRQRRRRLAAAKAAESYQIQSKDNSTTAASKAPTSVPSTAFTKSIPSYPSSKTEFGKESSYFGVQVFSYSELEEATDGFSQSRELGDGGFGAVYYGVLTDGRVVAVKRLYENNFKRVEQFINEVEILTRLRHPNLVTLFGCTSKRSRELLLVYEYIPNGTVADHLHGKRASSGLLSWPVRLNIAIETADALAYLHKSDIIHRDVKTNNILLDNDFHVKVADFGLSRLFPNDVTHVSTAPQGTPGYVDPEYYQCYQLTEKSDVYSFGVVLIELISSLQAVDTNRHRHDINLANMAVNKIQNHTLHELVDSSLEFGTNSPMRRMTTLVAELAFRCLQQERDMRPSMQEVVDALRGIQNEGLNTAKVEVVHILVDDVAPLKHNALPTSPDSVVPDKWLSSSTPNSSG, via the exons ATGCATTCCGAGGATCGCCTTCGAACCCTTTCGTTCTTTCTGATGATCACCGGCTTCACTTTACTTCACATCCCGAAATCTTTCAGCCAGGATCAACAACAGTTTGAAACCTGCAGCGAGCCGTTTCGGTGTGGAAATATTGACTTTTCTTATCCATTCTGGGGTGGGGATCGCCCGGAGAGTTGTGGCTATCCAGGTTTCAATCTAAGCTGCCAAGGGAACGTCCCTCGGTTTACAGTTGGCCCCGTTGCATACCGGATCCTCTCCTCTGTAGATACCTCATCTCAAACTGTTACTGTTGCCAGAGACGATCTGTGGGACAGTAATTGTCCTCAGTCTCTCCATAACACCACCTTGAATTTCAACATCTTCAGTTACCCCAACACCGTCGATAACATCACTCTGTACTATAATTGCACCCAGCTTCCTACCAACCTCCTTCAACTGCAATATCAGTTTAATTGCACCGTCAATAGTACCGCACCAAATACCAATTTTTTCCAGACAAGTAGTGCAGCCTTTTTGGGTGTTTGTACTGATAACATCAGGGTTCCTATTAATCGCGCCGCATTTCCGAGTCTCTTCAATACTACGGCCATATTTAATCCTGCGGATCTTCGAACCGCACTTACTACCGGCTTTCCTTTGCGATATGAAGCAAGTAATACAGCCTGCAATAATTGCTCTAACACAGGTGGCCGGTGCGGGTATGACACTCGGTCCAACTCATTTGCCTGCTATCCCAATAGAAATG GCGGTAAAAGTGGTCCCGGCACTCCAGTAG TTCTTGCTATAGTAGGTGCAGTCCTTGCTGGTGTGGGTCTTGGTTGGTTAATTTTCTGGTGTAGGCAACGGAGGAGACGGCTTGCTGCTGCTAAAGCTGCAGAGAGTTACCAGATTCAGAGCAAGGATAATTCAACCACTGCTGCTAGCAAAGCCCCTACTTCTGTGCCTTCAACTGCTTTCACGAAAAGCATCCCTTCTTATCCTTCCTCAAAAACTGAATTTGGAAAAGAAAGCTCCTATTTTGGTGTCCAGGTCTTTAGCTACAGCGAACTTGAGGAAGCCACAGATGGTTTTTCTCAATCTAGAGAACTTGGAGATGGTGGCTTTGGCGCTGTATATTATG GTGTTCTTACTGATGGTCGCGTTGTTGCAGTCAAGCGGTTGTATGAAAATAATTTTAAGCGTGTTGAGCAGTTTATCAATGAAGTTGAGATCTTGACCCGTTTACGGCATCCAAACCTTGTGACACTATTTGGATGCACATCCAAAAGAAGCCGTGAGCTGTTGCTCGTGTATGAATATATACCAAATGGAACTGTGGCCGATCATCTACATGGGAAACGTGCCAGTTCTGGTTTGCTATCTTGGCCTGTCCGACTGAACATAGCCATTGAGACAGCTGATGCATTGGCTTATCTTCATAAATCAGATATCATACATCGTGATGTCAAAACCAACAACATCCTTCTAGACAATGACTTCCATGTAAAAGTCGCCGATTTTGGGTTATCAAGGTTGTTTCCCAACGATGTTACGCATGTATCTACAGCTCCCCAGGGGACACCCGGATACGTTGATCCTGAGTATTATCAATGCTACCAGCTCACTGAAAAGAGTGATGTTTACAGCTTTGGGGTAGTATTGATTGAACTAATTTCATCGCTGCAAGCTGTTGATACTAACAGGCACCGTCATGATATAAATTTGGCAAATATGGCCgtcaacaaaatccaaaaccaTACATTGCATGAATTGGTAGATTCAAGTCTGGAGTTTGGGACAAATAGCCCTATGAGGAGGATGACAACATTAGTGGCTGAGCTAGCTTTTCGGTGTCTGCAGCAGGAGAGAGATATGAGGCCTTCAATGCAAGAAGTAGTGGATGCTCTTCGAGGAATTCAGAATGAAGGGTTGAATACTGCAAAGGTGGAGGTGGTGCATATCTTGGTTGATGACGTCGCGCCGCTCAAGCATAATGCTCTCCCTACATCGCCTGATTCAGTTGTTCCTGATAAGTGGCTTAGCAGCTCGACACCAAATTCAAGCGGGTGA
- the LOC113698545 gene encoding uncharacterized protein — translation MATLQKFKLLATQCAVAGSPTRSPSASPVIHLRRRKTLRMLLSRGGSGSRRIPRREEGSPDRRGCERNSPEKGKELMVSHKLRDLFVSSPPTFDERVSENAREGLLSGGVSSGVGGGGVGGASGGFGLRRGGGGRQLRPLSATFRQRLLRRAWRPVLVTIPE, via the coding sequence ATGGCGACGTTGCAGAAATTTAAGCTATTAGCCACGCAGTGTGCGGTCGCCGGGAGTCCGACGAGAAGCCCATCAGCGAGCCCAGTTATACACCTCCGCCGGAGGAAGACGCTGAGGATGTTGCTCAGCCGCGGGGGAAGTGGTAGCAGGAGGATTCCGCGCCGGGAAGAGGGTTCTCCGGATCGGAGGGGGTGCGAGAGGAACTCGCCGGAGAAAGGGAAGGAGTTGATGGTGAGTCATAAGCTGAGGGACTTGTTCGTTTCGTCGCCGCCGACGTTTGACGAGAGGGTGTCGGAGAATGCTAGAGAAGGGTTGCTGTCCGGTGGGGTTAGTAGCGGCGTCGGCGGCGGCGGCGTCGGTGGTGCGAGTGGCGGGTTTGGATTGAGGAGAGGTGGCGGGGGCCGACAGCTTAGACCGTTATCAGCGACGTTTCGGCAGCGGTTGCTTAGGAGGGCATGGAGGCCTGTGCTGGTTACCATACCCGagtaa